The Solibacillus sp. FSL W7-1436 genome window below encodes:
- a CDS encoding acyl-phosphate glycerol 3-phosphate acyltransferase, with product MMQQPTISPKVLRLLVIFPNVMSYILLFGVVVYIRTNLEMLKATDGLTMWLIIAAVLGPISLYTTFSIVKRIKNGLL from the coding sequence ATGATGCAGCAACCGACAATTTCACCGAAAGTATTACGATTGCTAGTTATTTTTCCAAATGTCATGAGCTATATTCTGTTATTTGGGGTCGTTGTGTACATACGAACAAACTTGGAAATGCTGAAGGCGACAGATGGCTTAACGATGTGGCTGATCATTGCCGCAGTATTAGGTCCGATCTCGCTTTATACGACGTTCAGTATTGTGAAGCGGATAAAGAATGGATTATTGTAA
- a CDS encoding alpha/beta hydrolase, with protein MNYIFNKGKEDKPVFLLLHGTGGDENSLLALSEIIDPEASVLSVRGNILEHGMPRFFRRLAEGVFDMEDLAFRTKELYEFIGEKASEYGFDRRNIIAIGYSNGANIAANLLFEYENALKGAVLHHPMVPNHEATVAKQDGTQVFIAAGVNDPICPQQEAIDLERYLTDAGANVTLEWESNGHQLTMNEVQKAKAWYERTF; from the coding sequence ATGAACTATATTTTTAATAAAGGTAAAGAAGACAAGCCGGTATTTTTACTGTTGCACGGTACAGGCGGAGATGAGAACAGCCTGCTTGCACTGTCAGAAATCATTGATCCGGAAGCATCGGTTTTAAGTGTACGCGGTAATATTTTAGAACACGGGATGCCACGGTTTTTCCGACGTTTAGCTGAAGGCGTATTTGATATGGAAGATTTGGCTTTCCGTACGAAAGAACTGTATGAATTTATCGGCGAGAAAGCAAGTGAATACGGTTTTGACCGTCGAAACATTATTGCGATCGGTTATTCAAACGGTGCCAATATCGCAGCAAATCTGTTATTTGAATATGAAAATGCATTAAAAGGTGCGGTTCTTCATCATCCAATGGTTCCGAATCACGAAGCAACTGTTGCGAAACAAGACGGCACACAAGTATTTATCGCAGCAGGAGTGAATGACCCGATTTGCCCTCAGCAAGAAGCGATTGATCTGGAGCGTTACTTAACGGATGCAGGAGCGAACGTGACATTGGAATGGGAATCGAACGGTCACCAGCTGACGATGAATGAAGTACAAAAAGCGAAGGCTTGGTATGAGCGTACGTTTTAA
- a CDS encoding MFS transporter codes for MRIHPIRFLRIMGLLDGISLITLLLISMPLKYFADLPQFVTVNGSVHGGIFMVYFLTIVIVQLRIQWHIGWSLLSVLVAFIPFGNFLFDYQLKKMQPLLHTKPFPKHWLVYAIIFFSFFDLFVQLPIMSTYALSVGATTFIAGIVVGLYSFMNTFGNIFSGIFTDKIGAFRILVFGLLTSAISLLCYQLVDNATALLIVRCIHGFSSGFITPAAFTLLANMRASNEQGSGSAVTGSFVGIAAIVGPASSGILASKISVPNVLAIVALYGIVLLVGLFVFLRKSPLPKRRKLQATEKFNWNSGILKAYGGAFFLMFSQGVLAYLLPIYVQDLGYGSRVSGTLLSVFGIVAVLIFILPTNKIFDYLNPQVTLFVGVLLLGLAQIGIGLTTEMSWLYAILALYGIGFAFLFPSINAILIEATTEQTRGKAYGYFYAFFSIGVVAGSSLLGALDLVGTSGFVFTGTLLFSFCIVVLYSFMKSGAAFVKVQHKEKMNHS; via the coding sequence ATGCGTATACATCCGATCCGGTTTTTACGAATAATGGGCTTACTCGATGGGATTTCGCTCATTACGCTATTACTTATTTCCATGCCGCTTAAGTATTTCGCAGATTTACCGCAATTTGTGACGGTAAACGGCAGCGTACACGGCGGTATTTTTATGGTTTATTTTCTCACAATCGTCATCGTGCAACTGCGCATTCAATGGCATATCGGCTGGTCATTGCTAAGTGTGCTGGTCGCATTTATTCCATTTGGCAATTTTCTATTCGACTATCAACTGAAGAAAATGCAGCCATTATTACATACAAAGCCATTTCCGAAACATTGGCTCGTCTATGCCATCATTTTCTTCTCGTTTTTCGATCTGTTCGTCCAGCTGCCGATTATGAGTACATATGCATTATCGGTCGGCGCGACAACATTTATCGCGGGGATTGTCGTTGGTCTTTATTCATTTATGAATACATTCGGCAATATCTTCTCCGGTATTTTCACCGATAAAATTGGGGCATTCCGTATATTAGTATTCGGTTTGTTGACGTCTGCGATTTCGCTATTATGCTACCAGCTTGTCGATAATGCGACGGCTCTTTTAATCGTCCGCTGCATACACGGGTTCAGTAGCGGGTTTATTACCCCAGCAGCCTTTACATTGCTTGCGAATATGCGTGCATCGAACGAACAGGGAAGCGGAAGCGCGGTTACAGGTTCGTTTGTCGGCATTGCGGCGATTGTAGGTCCTGCTTCAAGCGGTATTCTAGCAAGCAAAATTTCAGTGCCGAATGTGCTAGCAATCGTTGCACTATATGGCATTGTCTTATTGGTCGGCCTGTTCGTGTTTTTACGCAAATCACCGTTACCAAAACGGAGAAAACTGCAGGCAACCGAAAAGTTCAATTGGAACAGCGGTATTTTAAAAGCATATGGCGGCGCATTTTTCCTTATGTTTTCACAAGGTGTTCTCGCGTATTTATTACCGATTTACGTACAGGATTTAGGGTATGGCTCGCGAGTATCCGGTACATTACTAAGTGTATTCGGAATTGTTGCTGTCCTGATCTTTATATTACCGACGAACAAGATTTTCGATTATTTGAATCCGCAAGTGACATTGTTTGTCGGAGTGCTATTACTCGGACTTGCTCAAATCGGCATCGGTCTGACAACGGAAATGTCATGGCTGTATGCAATACTTGCACTGTATGGCATCGGGTTTGCATTTTTATTCCCTTCTATTAATGCCATATTAATTGAAGCAACGACTGAACAGACTCGCGGGAAAGCATACGGCTATTTTTATGCGTTTTTCTCCATTGGAGTAGTCGCAGGGTCTTCACTATTAGGTGCACTTGATCTGGTAGGAACATCAGGCTTTGTATTTACAGGAACATTATTGTTTAGTTTCTGTATCGTAGTTCTTTATTCATTTATGAAATCGGGTGCGGCATTCGTGAAAGTTCAGCATAAAGAAAAAATGAATCATTCATAA
- a CDS encoding DNA polymerase IV — MAARIIFHLDMNSFYASVEQAHDPSLKGKPIAVAGNAKERRGIIVTSSYEARAKGIYTTMNVGEAKRKCPELLLLPPDFPKYRAASAAIFSILRSYTDLVEPVSIDEGYLDVTERSKSQHPLQLAEEIQQRILHELDLPCSIGIAPNKFLAKTASDMKKPLGITILRIRELPELLWPQEVVTMHGVGEKTAKKLNTFNIFTIGDLAQADERLLIRNLGKNGARLIKRANGIDSRPVDPNAIFDTKSVGNSTTLPRDETEYYILKETFEKLSRSVSERLKVKYLAGTTVTIQIRNFDWQNASRSKTLRNAVNQADEIFEIAWKLFTENWDETPVRLVGITVSNVVDQSELTQQLSLFNFEQHIKDEPILELVDTIEKKFGKGAIKRGVRVKSKSYASKTSFSKDFLEDHTK; from the coding sequence ATGGCGGCAAGAATTATTTTTCATTTAGATATGAACAGTTTCTATGCATCTGTCGAACAGGCGCATGATCCGAGTTTGAAAGGGAAACCGATAGCTGTTGCAGGGAATGCTAAAGAGCGGCGCGGCATTATCGTAACTAGCTCTTATGAAGCACGTGCAAAAGGGATTTATACGACGATGAATGTCGGGGAAGCAAAGCGAAAATGTCCCGAACTGCTGTTACTGCCTCCAGATTTCCCAAAATACCGGGCAGCTAGTGCGGCAATCTTCTCCATATTACGAAGCTATACGGATCTAGTGGAACCTGTCTCGATCGATGAAGGGTATCTGGATGTAACGGAACGCTCGAAATCACAGCATCCGCTCCAGCTAGCAGAGGAAATTCAGCAGCGTATTTTACATGAACTTGATTTGCCGTGCTCGATTGGTATTGCCCCTAATAAGTTCCTCGCCAAAACAGCTTCTGACATGAAAAAACCGCTCGGAATTACGATCTTGAGAATTCGCGAACTGCCGGAGCTTTTATGGCCCCAGGAAGTCGTGACAATGCATGGGGTAGGGGAGAAAACAGCGAAGAAGTTAAATACGTTCAATATTTTTACAATCGGTGATTTGGCGCAAGCGGATGAACGGCTGTTAATACGGAATTTAGGGAAAAATGGGGCTCGACTTATCAAACGTGCAAACGGCATTGATTCGCGGCCGGTTGACCCGAACGCTATATTTGATACGAAAAGCGTCGGGAATTCGACGACACTTCCAAGGGATGAAACCGAATATTATATTTTGAAAGAAACGTTCGAAAAGCTGAGCAGAAGTGTATCCGAACGTCTGAAAGTAAAATATTTGGCGGGGACAACGGTGACGATTCAAATACGCAATTTTGACTGGCAAAATGCTTCGCGCAGTAAGACATTGCGGAACGCTGTCAATCAAGCAGATGAAATATTTGAAATCGCGTGGAAGCTGTTTACTGAAAACTGGGATGAAACGCCTGTCCGACTGGTTGGTATTACCGTTTCCAATGTTGTCGATCAGTCTGAACTGACCCAGCAGCTCAGTCTGTTTAATTTTGAACAGCATATAAAAGACGAGCCGATTTTGGAACTGGTCGATACGATTGAGAAGAAGTTCGGAAAAGGAGCCATTAAACGCGGTGTCCGGGTGAAATCAAAAAGCTACGCTTCAAAAACAAGCTTCAGCAAGGACTTTCTGGAAGATCATACAAAATGA
- a CDS encoding ABC transporter ATP-binding protein, translating to MSQPIVEIKNLNKTIKGKHIIKDLNLDFYPGQITGFLGPNGAGKTTTIRMMTGLMYPSKGEVIIDGKQLSTNYEEAISNIGVIVENPEMYKYMSGYKNLQHFARMHKGVTKQRIDEVVAQVGLQNRIHEKVKTYSLGMRQRLGLAQAMLHRPKFLILDEPTNGLDPAGIREFRMYLRKIAAEDNVAIVVSSHLLSEIELMVDRIAIIQNGELIDIRELQHVAASQYYIEVGQPDQLQAMFEEPLTKENGGYVINLTKEEVPALIRKLVESGIDLYTIQPIQKRLEDQFIEMTGGGAIDAIR from the coding sequence TTGTCACAGCCAATTGTGGAAATTAAAAATTTGAACAAAACGATTAAAGGCAAACACATTATTAAAGACTTGAATCTGGACTTTTATCCGGGTCAAATCACAGGCTTCTTGGGTCCAAACGGGGCGGGGAAAACTACAACGATCCGTATGATGACGGGGTTAATGTATCCTTCAAAAGGAGAAGTAATCATCGATGGAAAACAACTGTCGACAAATTATGAAGAAGCGATCAGTAATATCGGTGTTATTGTTGAAAACCCGGAAATGTATAAATATATGTCAGGGTATAAAAACCTGCAGCACTTTGCCCGTATGCATAAAGGCGTAACAAAACAGCGTATTGATGAAGTTGTAGCACAAGTCGGACTGCAAAATCGTATACATGAAAAAGTGAAAACGTATTCGTTAGGGATGCGACAACGCCTCGGACTGGCACAGGCGATGCTGCACCGTCCGAAGTTTCTGATTTTGGATGAGCCGACAAATGGTCTGGATCCGGCGGGTATCCGTGAATTCCGTATGTATCTACGCAAAATAGCGGCAGAGGACAATGTCGCAATCGTTGTATCGAGTCACCTTTTATCCGAAATCGAGTTAATGGTAGACCGGATCGCGATTATTCAAAATGGTGAGCTGATTGATATTCGTGAACTGCAGCATGTCGCGGCATCACAATATTACATTGAAGTCGGTCAACCGGATCAGCTTCAGGCGATGTTTGAAGAGCCGTTAACAAAAGAGAATGGCGGCTATGTAATCAATCTGACAAAAGAAGAAGTGCCTGCACTTATTCGTAAACTCGTTGAATCGGGCATTGATCTTTATACGATCCAGCCGATTCAAAAACGTCTTGAAGATCAATTTATCGAGATGACAGGTGGAGGTGCAATCGATGCAATTCGTTAA
- the rnz gene encoding ribonuclease Z — protein MQIQFLGTGAGMPSKERNTSSIAFKLLEECGSIWLFDCGEATQHQILHTTVKPRKINKIFITHLHGDHIFGLPGFLSSRSFLGGEDRLTIFGPAGLQQWIEQTLQISKTHLTYPIEFVEVKDGIVFEDEQFTVRALPLQHVIPCFGYRIEQKPMQGELLIDKALTLGVPKGPLLGQLKAGHSVQLEDGTVVESSDVTSPPQQGFTVAILGDTKYCENSIRLAQNADVVVHEATFDHSTIELAGKYGHATNTEAAKIAKEAQARHLLLNHISARFLKHDLIPFLEEAKAIFENSYLANDFSQYELRKNELLEIE, from the coding sequence ATGCAGATCCAATTTTTAGGTACCGGTGCAGGGATGCCTTCAAAAGAGCGCAATACGAGTTCGATCGCATTCAAATTGCTGGAAGAATGCGGCTCGATTTGGCTGTTTGACTGTGGGGAAGCGACCCAGCATCAAATTTTGCATACAACGGTTAAACCGCGCAAAATTAATAAAATTTTTATTACGCATTTACATGGCGACCATATTTTCGGACTGCCCGGCTTTTTAAGCTCCCGGTCTTTTTTAGGCGGGGAGGACAGGCTCACAATTTTCGGGCCGGCCGGGTTACAGCAATGGATTGAACAAACATTGCAAATATCAAAAACCCATTTAACATATCCGATAGAATTTGTCGAAGTAAAAGATGGCATCGTGTTTGAAGATGAGCAGTTTACGGTACGTGCACTGCCGTTGCAGCATGTGATCCCGTGTTTCGGTTACCGGATTGAACAAAAGCCGATGCAGGGCGAGCTGCTGATCGATAAGGCTTTGACGTTAGGTGTACCAAAAGGTCCGTTATTAGGTCAATTAAAAGCAGGTCATTCAGTACAGCTGGAAGATGGCACTGTTGTAGAAAGCAGTGATGTGACGTCACCGCCACAGCAAGGGTTCACTGTTGCAATTTTAGGCGATACAAAGTATTGCGAAAACAGTATCCGTTTAGCACAAAATGCGGATGTTGTTGTACATGAAGCAACCTTTGACCATTCCACAATTGAGCTGGCGGGCAAGTATGGACATGCGACGAATACAGAAGCGGCCAAAATCGCGAAAGAGGCCCAGGCGAGACATTTGCTGTTGAATCATATAAGCGCCCGGTTTTTGAAGCATGATCTCATTCCGTTTTTGGAAGAAGCGAAAGCGATCTTCGAAAACAGCTATTTAGCGAATGATTTCAGCCAGTATGAGTTGCGGAAAAACGAATTGCTGGAAATTGAATAG
- a CDS encoding group II intron maturase-specific domain-containing protein has protein sequence MWRNSSYILRISSTKSVGKVGYRPIKSAKERLKDKLRTLTSRKRTGTFSEIVKRINQTTVGWINYYGVSNMKTFIKEIQGWLNHRLRQLIWKRWKLPRTKYAKLRQYGIRHDEAMKTAHSRKGYWRISRSEVLHQAIPNKRLVKWGLKDLSQLYERRYSKD, from the coding sequence ATGTGGCGCAACAGCAGCTACATTCTTAGGATTTCATCTACAAAATCTGTGGGGAAAGTTGGATACCGACCAATCAAGTCCGCCAAGGAACGGCTAAAAGATAAGCTAAGAACACTGACGAGTCGTAAACGAACAGGGACATTTAGTGAGATTGTGAAAAGAATCAATCAAACAACGGTTGGTTGGATTAACTACTACGGAGTTTCCAATATGAAAACGTTCATCAAAGAAATTCAAGGATGGTTAAACCATCGCTTACGTCAATTAATATGGAAACGGTGGAAGTTACCTCGAACAAAATACGCGAAATTACGCCAATACGGAATTCGACATGATGAAGCGATGAAAACAGCGCATTCAAGAAAAGGGTACTGGCGAATATCACGAAGTGAGGTCTTACACCAAGCCATTCCAAATAAAAGGCTCGTAAAGTGGGGACTGAAAGACCTGTCCCAACTTTACGAGCGAAGATACTCAAAAGATTGA
- a CDS encoding MarR family winged helix-turn-helix transcriptional regulator, translating to MSKYDKQLKAFTVLHRAQTSVQEATKKDIQQHDLNLTEFAVMELLYHKGDQPIQIIGKKVLIASSSITYVVDKLEKKNLVARVACPTDRRVTFVSLTDEGKQMIESIFPSHEEKIASIFDVLSDEELQNLTDYLKRVGHHADKH from the coding sequence ATGAGTAAATATGACAAACAATTAAAAGCATTTACTGTTTTGCATCGGGCTCAAACTTCCGTTCAAGAAGCGACGAAAAAAGATATCCAGCAGCATGATCTGAATTTAACGGAATTTGCCGTGATGGAATTGCTTTATCATAAAGGAGATCAGCCTATTCAAATCATCGGTAAAAAAGTATTAATCGCAAGCAGCAGTATTACGTATGTCGTCGATAAACTGGAGAAAAAAAATCTCGTTGCACGTGTTGCCTGTCCGACAGATCGTCGTGTTACGTTTGTTTCGTTAACGGATGAAGGAAAACAGATGATTGAATCGATTTTCCCATCGCATGAAGAAAAGATTGCATCGATTTTTGATGTGTTATCGGATGAAGAACTGCAAAACTTAACAGACTATTTAAAGCGTGTGGGACACCATGCGGACAAACACTAA
- a CDS encoding ABC transporter permease, which yields MQFVKNEWIKMWSQKNAWIMCGLLIVLIVFVAGMNKYYDVDSSTEEARLAANEELLAHPKEMLASGELMPEDEQYFNDEVAMIEYRIANDLPPSNAMTFTEHMDLSLTLTIMVTSIFTVVIAAGIVSSEFGTGTIKMLLTRPVARWKILLSKLVASILYGVVLFAAGIVVALIVGMALFGTDSAIALSVVDGQVVQETVENTFVKTTLYSLGSTIMTIIFAFMIGTIFGSSTLAVSLSLFILLMGSTATMFIAQYDFAKYVWFANDLSFYAPGNMPMIEGLTFTFSLIVNIVYAIIFLAITFVYFMKRDVTE from the coding sequence ATGCAATTCGTTAAAAATGAATGGATCAAAATGTGGTCGCAAAAAAATGCATGGATCATGTGCGGACTATTAATTGTATTAATCGTATTTGTTGCAGGGATGAACAAATATTATGATGTGGATTCAAGTACAGAAGAAGCGCGCTTGGCAGCAAATGAAGAATTATTGGCACATCCGAAAGAAATGCTTGCCTCAGGAGAATTGATGCCGGAAGATGAGCAGTATTTCAATGATGAAGTTGCGATGATTGAATACCGTATCGCCAATGATTTACCCCCATCAAATGCAATGACATTTACGGAACATATGGACTTATCGTTAACATTGACAATCATGGTAACAAGCATCTTCACTGTCGTAATTGCGGCAGGTATCGTTTCATCTGAATTTGGTACGGGTACGATTAAAATGCTGCTGACTCGTCCTGTTGCAAGATGGAAAATTCTACTTTCGAAACTTGTTGCGTCTATACTTTATGGAGTTGTACTATTTGCCGCTGGAATCGTTGTCGCATTGATTGTCGGTATGGCATTATTCGGTACGGACAGCGCAATTGCGTTATCGGTTGTTGATGGGCAGGTTGTACAGGAAACGGTGGAAAATACGTTTGTTAAAACAACGCTTTATTCACTCGGTTCTACAATTATGACGATTATATTTGCGTTCATGATCGGTACGATTTTCGGCTCAAGTACGTTGGCGGTAAGTTTATCGCTGTTCATCTTATTGATGGGTTCGACAGCGACAATGTTTATCGCTCAATATGATTTTGCGAAATACGTCTGGTTTGCAAATGATTTATCGTTTTATGCACCTGGAAATATGCCGATGATTGAAGGATTAACATTTACGTTCTCGCTAATTGTCAATATCGTATATGCGATTATCTTCCTGGCGATTACGTTCGTTTACTTTATGAAGCGTGATGTGACTGAGTAA
- a CDS encoding protoporphyrinogen oxidase produces MVQLHLEVLERCSKETEDTITAESNEFASTPIHYLKDNQGEFIYVECAQFNDIRIDAVALEFDDAFNLYTALFGLKLQKKHGEVIRQYLKDNVKSALGSSSAAFSGQEGLWELNIAVDCIEGFHEKMTITEVCEMIYQLVAQLLSTVEK; encoded by the coding sequence ATGGTACAATTACATTTAGAAGTATTAGAACGTTGCAGTAAAGAAACTGAAGATACAATTACAGCGGAAAGTAACGAATTTGCATCTACACCGATCCACTATTTAAAGGACAACCAAGGTGAATTTATTTACGTGGAATGTGCACAATTCAACGATATTCGCATCGATGCGGTAGCGCTTGAATTTGATGATGCATTTAATCTGTATACGGCATTATTCGGCTTGAAACTGCAGAAGAAACATGGTGAAGTAATTCGTCAATATTTGAAAGACAACGTGAAATCTGCATTAGGAAGCAGCAGTGCAGCGTTCTCCGGTCAAGAAGGGCTTTGGGAACTGAACATTGCGGTTGACTGCATTGAAGGCTTCCATGAGAAGATGACGATTACAGAAGTATGTGAAATGATTTACCAATTAGTTGCGCAATTATTATCGACAGTCGAGAAATAG
- a CDS encoding DUF5071 domain-containing protein, translating to MNDRTLNTYIHELHWHLPKETQQEAIDYLIDHAPLNDLGKLFELANKPHWQNCMKVVEAIGYPYNIAAFPKMVELFQDMNWPGAREAVEYFKTLHKHIVVPFIEAGGKQAMKENDDQWLWFLYTVCEQLQLERTHFYAGTIFDELVRIYKRDE from the coding sequence ATGAATGATCGAACGCTAAATACATACATACACGAGCTGCATTGGCATTTACCGAAAGAAACGCAGCAAGAGGCAATCGACTATTTAATCGACCATGCCCCATTAAACGATTTAGGTAAGCTTTTTGAATTAGCGAATAAGCCACATTGGCAAAATTGCATGAAGGTTGTGGAGGCAATTGGTTATCCGTACAATATCGCAGCTTTCCCGAAAATGGTCGAGCTGTTTCAAGATATGAATTGGCCCGGGGCACGTGAGGCGGTTGAATATTTTAAAACGTTACACAAGCACATCGTCGTGCCGTTTATCGAGGCAGGTGGCAAGCAGGCGATGAAAGAAAACGACGACCAGTGGCTTTGGTTTTTATATACGGTGTGTGAGCAGCTTCAATTGGAACGCACACATTTTTACGCTGGTACGATTTTTGATGAGCTGGTACGTATTTATAAACGTGACGAATAG
- a CDS encoding TRM11 family SAM-dependent methyltransferase: MRSRLAVFHEANSIEQLLEMAAQLELGQKTFKIHCLNNSADAITPKLNRAIRNDYMMRLSSAINAEPELVNPDVVLGLVIYEERYYLGELTYGEAVWLKHMQKPEMYSTALSTRDARAIVNIAVPFPDGLKVIDPCCGIGTVLVEAMSMGIAIEGRDINKRVVWGSRINLRHFGYEPNVEIGPIEEASEGYDVAIIDMPYNLFTHITGELQQSIITNARRIAKRVIIVTIESMDDKIHEAGLTIIDRAVLKKGKFERQVLICE, from the coding sequence ATGCGTTCAAGGTTAGCTGTTTTCCATGAAGCGAATTCAATAGAGCAACTGCTAGAAATGGCGGCACAGCTGGAGCTTGGACAAAAGACGTTCAAAATTCACTGTTTAAATAATAGTGCTGATGCGATTACGCCGAAACTTAACCGAGCGATCCGGAACGACTATATGATGCGCCTCAGCTCGGCTATCAATGCCGAACCGGAACTTGTAAATCCGGACGTAGTATTGGGTCTAGTTATTTACGAGGAGCGCTACTATTTAGGCGAGCTTACATACGGAGAAGCGGTGTGGCTGAAGCATATGCAAAAGCCTGAAATGTACTCTACGGCACTGAGTACACGGGATGCCCGTGCGATTGTCAATATCGCGGTACCGTTTCCGGACGGCTTGAAGGTGATCGACCCTTGCTGCGGTATTGGTACGGTGCTTGTGGAAGCAATGAGTATGGGCATTGCAATTGAAGGGCGCGACATAAATAAACGTGTTGTGTGGGGTTCCCGGATTAATCTTCGTCACTTCGGCTATGAACCGAATGTGGAGATCGGTCCAATTGAAGAGGCAAGTGAAGGCTATGATGTGGCAATTATTGATATGCCGTACAATTTATTTACGCATATCACAGGTGAGCTGCAGCAAAGCATCATTACAAATGCCCGTCGGATCGCAAAACGGGTTATCATTGTGACAATCGAGTCGATGGACGATAAAATTCATGAAGCCGGTTTAACAATTATTGATAGAGCCGTATTGAAAAAAGGGAAATTCGAACGCCAAGTTTTAATATGTGAATAG
- a CDS encoding DUF6188 family protein — MTEQKYIQQLLEVCCLHQTIDSLHFWGPAYELSCDNSFYEEVRLTVEGAFELVQNEETTYVTPETSEKIVYLITLARRKISSVQLVEPNNLLLTFGSGLKLKVIGDNGPFESWQLKAKAEDDQILIVAGPGEQLSLFK; from the coding sequence ATGACGGAGCAAAAATATATACAACAGCTACTTGAAGTCTGTTGCTTGCATCAAACGATTGATAGCTTGCATTTTTGGGGACCTGCATATGAGCTGTCGTGCGATAACAGTTTTTATGAAGAGGTGAGGCTAACGGTTGAAGGCGCGTTTGAGCTAGTTCAAAATGAGGAGACGACCTATGTAACACCTGAGACGAGTGAGAAGATCGTCTATTTAATAACTTTAGCTCGTCGGAAAATTTCGTCAGTTCAGTTAGTTGAGCCGAATAATTTATTGTTAACATTTGGTTCAGGTTTGAAGTTAAAAGTAATTGGAGATAACGGTCCATTTGAAAGCTGGCAGCTAAAAGCCAAAGCAGAGGATGATCAAATATTAATCGTTGCAGGACCTGGTGAGCAATTAAGCCTGTTTAAGTAA
- a CDS encoding ring-cleaving dioxygenase, whose protein sequence is MNHIKGIHHVTAITSSAEKNYEFFTYVLGMRLVKKTVNQDDIQTYHLFFADDKGSAGTDMTFFDFPGIPKGRHGTDEIYKTAFRVPNDAALEYWVKRFDRLKVQHEGIKPLFGKQTLSFVDFDDQQYMLISDENNEGIASGTPWQKGPIPLEFAITGLGPIHVRVSNFDYFKEVLEKVLVMRQTGEEDSLHLFEVGEGGNGASVIVEHNTVLQPGRQGFGTVHHAAFRVEDTAVLREWIGRLESFGFGTSGYVDRFFFESLYARVAPGILFEWATDGPGFMGDEPYETVGEILSLPPFLESKRDYIESVVRPIDTVRSTKTIEKEYE, encoded by the coding sequence ATGAACCATATTAAAGGAATCCACCACGTAACAGCTATTACGAGCAGTGCAGAAAAAAACTATGAATTTTTCACATATGTATTAGGAATGCGACTAGTGAAAAAAACAGTTAACCAGGATGATATTCAAACATACCACCTGTTTTTTGCGGATGATAAAGGATCTGCAGGAACAGATATGACATTCTTTGATTTCCCGGGAATTCCGAAAGGTCGTCACGGTACGGACGAAATTTACAAAACAGCTTTCCGTGTACCAAATGATGCAGCACTGGAATATTGGGTGAAACGTTTTGACCGTCTGAAAGTACAGCATGAAGGCATTAAACCATTATTCGGTAAGCAAACATTATCGTTCGTCGATTTCGATGATCAGCAATATATGCTCATTTCAGATGAAAACAATGAAGGGATCGCTTCAGGTACACCTTGGCAAAAAGGTCCGATTCCATTAGAGTTTGCGATTACAGGATTAGGTCCGATTCATGTGCGCGTTTCGAACTTTGATTATTTCAAGGAAGTTCTTGAAAAAGTCTTAGTGATGCGTCAAACAGGCGAAGAAGATTCACTGCACTTATTTGAAGTAGGAGAAGGCGGAAACGGGGCATCTGTTATTGTCGAGCACAATACGGTATTACAGCCAGGCCGTCAAGGTTTCGGTACAGTTCACCATGCAGCATTCCGTGTAGAAGATACAGCCGTGTTGCGTGAATGGATCGGGCGTCTTGAAAGCTTCGGGTTCGGTACGTCAGGCTATGTAGACCGTTTCTTCTTTGAATCGCTTTATGCACGTGTAGCGCCGGGGATTTTATTTGAATGGGCAACAGATGGTCCAGGATTCATGGGTGATGAGCCATATGAAACAGTAGGGGAAATCCTTTCATTGCCGCCATTCCTTGAGAGCAAACGCGACTATATTGAAAGTGTTGTGCGTCCGATTGATACAGTACGCTCAACAAAAACTATCGAAAAAGAATACGAATAA